In Bartonella machadoae, a single genomic region encodes these proteins:
- a CDS encoding GPW/gp25 family protein, producing the protein MRCGVNEKDGSLLYGWAHCCQSLRKCLTTKIGTRVLRRHYGCDVGAFQDANADPATILQLYQAIVQALNDPECGEPGFSLQKIDLIKATREGTFHFVLTGVFYPDGHLGDWSHKEPISFDLEVGDDRI; encoded by the coding sequence ATGCGCTGTGGAGTAAACGAAAAGGATGGCTCTCTGTTATATGGTTGGGCGCACTGCTGTCAGTCCCTTCGTAAATGTTTGACAACAAAAATTGGCACACGGGTTTTGCGGCGTCATTATGGGTGTGATGTTGGAGCTTTCCAAGATGCCAATGCTGATCCTGCGACAATATTGCAGCTTTATCAAGCAATTGTACAAGCTTTAAATGATCCAGAATGTGGAGAGCCTGGATTTTCGTTGCAAAAGATTGATCTGATAAAAGCAACGCGGGAGGGAACATTCCACTTTGTTCTCACAGGTGTGTTTTATCCCGATGGGCATTTGGGGGATTGGTCACATAAGGAGCCGATAAGTTTCGATTTAGAGGTGGGTGATGACAGAATTTGA
- a CDS encoding baseplate assembly protein: protein MNDAHLIAATFRQIMKRLDKLELCLANQHMIGRVAEVDGHRVRVQVFSQGEKGQAVLSPWLQAQEAAGAVSSNMPLNVGDPVRLFNPHGEIGSASLVVRDSYSEEAPNPAHQHQELALCYAGGALRITKEGLILSHGENQIHLSEKGLLLCHQETRVALNESVQIQAEDLYHNQTSVGADHKHGGVKIGPSTTSSPL from the coding sequence ATGAATGATGCCCATCTCATTGCTGCGACCTTTCGGCAAATTATGAAACGGTTGGATAAGCTTGAACTCTGTCTTGCCAACCAGCACATGATTGGGCGGGTTGCAGAAGTTGATGGTCATAGGGTGCGGGTGCAAGTCTTCTCACAGGGAGAAAAGGGGCAGGCGGTGTTATCGCCTTGGTTGCAAGCACAAGAAGCAGCAGGGGCTGTTTCGAGCAATATGCCTTTAAATGTTGGTGATCCGGTGCGGTTGTTTAATCCCCATGGGGAAATAGGTTCGGCTTCTTTGGTGGTTCGTGATAGCTATAGTGAGGAAGCGCCAAATCCCGCACATCAACACCAAGAGTTAGCGCTCTGTTATGCCGGTGGCGCTTTGCGTATTACAAAAGAGGGACTTATCCTCTCCCATGGGGAAAATCAAATCCATTTGAGTGAAAAAGGTTTGCTGCTTTGTCATCAGGAAACCCGTGTTGCGCTCAATGAAAGCGTACAGATTCAAGCAGAAGATTTGTACCATAATCAAACATCTGTTGGAGCAGACCACAAACATGGTGGGGTCAAAATTGGTCCCTCTACAACCTCTAGTCCTCTTTAA
- a CDS encoding phage virion morphogenesis protein, whose product MSISTPIEIKEMGLEAALSFLQKGADSSMGTLAQGVGRLLQESTRRRIQSEKTSPQGEKWQNNYARTSILYASGALSRSIDMVASPEKVIIGSGLVYARIHQLGGVIRPKNGSTLRFFLNSSKAQRFVCVHQVTMPARPYLGLSERNKVEIVKAAEDWLERTFS is encoded by the coding sequence CCTATTGAAATTAAAGAAATGGGGCTTGAAGCGGCTCTGTCTTTTTTGCAAAAAGGCGCTGATAGTTCGATGGGAACTTTAGCGCAAGGGGTGGGGCGTCTGTTGCAAGAGAGCACGAGGCGGCGGATTCAAAGTGAAAAAACCTCTCCTCAAGGAGAGAAGTGGCAAAACAATTACGCCCGCACCTCCATTCTTTATGCCAGCGGAGCATTGTCACGCTCTATTGATATGGTGGCATCCCCAGAAAAGGTCATCATTGGCAGTGGTTTGGTTTATGCCCGTATTCACCAATTGGGTGGGGTTATCCGCCCTAAAAATGGCAGCACCCTTCGCTTTTTTCTTAACAGCAGCAAAGCACAGCGCTTTGTTTGTGTCCACCAAGTAACGATGCCAGCACGCCCTTATTTAGGGCTTTCAGAGCGCAATAAAGTGGAAATTGTCAAAGCAGCAGAGGATTGGTTGGAAAGGACCTTTTCATGA